The nucleotide sequence GGTCTTCTTTTGTAAATACCTGTGAAATGAGACCAACCTTTTTTATTGTATGAACTTGTTCTCCATTGGATATTGATATACCAGCACTTTCTTGGCCTCTGTGTTGAAGTGCAAATAAACCAAAATAGGTGGATTCTACTACACTTAATTTATTAGAGTATATTCCGAATATACCACACATTACTCTATGACCATCATTTCGCCAATGGAGTTATTATAAATATGCAGCAGCTCTTTGCCAGGAACATTTAGAAATGTTTTCCCATCTATTTTAATTTTCAAAGAATTATCTTTATTAGTTTTTCCTAAGAATGAATACTCATCGTTAAAAAGCTTTTCAAATAACTCTTTATTGCTTTCAGAAACAGATACAATATATCTACTCTGAGTCTCTCCAAATAGGATGCTATCTTTTCTTAAACCATTAGACTTAATATCCACATCAGCACCAAAACTATTTCCCTTCATACACTCAAGCAAAGCAACAGCTATCCCTCCGTCAGCAACATCATGAACTGAATTTACTAATTTAGCTTTAATTGCTTTTAAAATTATAGCTTGCATTTTAACTTCGTAATCAAGGTCCATGCTAGGGCAATCTCCAGCTATTAAATCATGAATGACCTTTAAATACTCTGTTCCACCAATTTCGTCCTTATTGTGTCCAACTAAATAAATCAAATCAGAGCTATTCTTAAAGGACATAGTCATGGGATCAACATCTTCATCAAATAGTCCAACAATACCAACAACTGGCGTTGGAAAAATTCGTCTATTTTCAGATTCATTGTAAAGCGAAACGTTTCCGCTAATAACTGGTGTTGATAATTTTCTGCAAGCTTCAGCCATTCCCTCAACAGCCATCTCTAATTGAAAAAAAGAGTCTTGCTTTTCTGGATTACCAAAATTTAAACAGTTTGTCATCGCAAGTGGTTTTGCTCCAGTACAAGCAACATTTCTGGCTGCTTCAGCTACGGCTATCTTTCCACCAACTAATGGATTCAAGTAGCAATATCTCCCATTGCCATCTGTTTTAACAGCAATTCTCTTCTTTGTACCTTTAATGTTAATAACAGCTGCATCAGCTTCACCTGGATTAATAAAAGTATTTGTCTGCACCATATGATCATACTGTTCATAAACCCATCGCTTAGAAGCTATGTTTGGTGAAGCAACTAATTTTTTAAAGACATCATTGCTGTTTTCCTCTGTAACATCGGCAACGTCTGTGTTTTTAAAAGCAAGTGTTTTTTCTAAATAGTCAGGAACTTTTCCTT is from Candidatus Margulisiibacteriota bacterium and encodes:
- the purL gene encoding phosphoribosylformylglycinamidine synthase subunit PurL produces the protein PFQEKLLIEACLELLKTDCVVGLGDMGAAGITSSLSEMASRGNHGIEIDVDLVPQRESGMTPYEILLSESQERMVVIVEKGKEEKAFKIMKKWDLHGVIIGKVTTDGMFRILKKGEVVAEVPARSLADDAPVYERKGKVPDYLEKTLAFKNTDVADVTEENSNDVFKKLVASPNIASKRWVYEQYDHMVQTNTFINPGEADAAVINIKGTKKRIAVKTDGNGRYCYLNPLVGGKIAVAEAARNVACTGAKPLAMTNCLNFGNPEKQDSFFQLEMAVEGMAEACRKLSTPVISGNVSLYNESENRRIFPTPVVGIVGLFDEDVDPMTMSFKNSSDLIYLVGHNKDEIGGTEYLKVIHDLIAGDCPSMDLDYEVKMQAIILKAIKAKLVNSVHDVADGGIAVALLECMKGNSFGADVDIKSNGLRKDSILFGETQSRYIVSVSESNKELFEKLFNDEYSFLGKTNKDNSLKIKIDGKTFLNVPGKELLHIYNNSIGEMMVIE